In the genome of Flexistipes sinusarabici DSM 4947, one region contains:
- a CDS encoding DUF1634 domain-containing protein: MKKVHITTSKILTYGTVLSLLLIVLALIEMLLLHTSIETYSSVDILPILNGLFSMNPTDTLYSSLLVIIFTPVASLIYLTFFFLITKDIPMIIFSFTVLCIIVSAVIMGLGS; this comes from the coding sequence ATGAAAAAAGTTCATATTACTACTTCAAAAATTCTCACATACGGAACAGTTCTGAGTCTTCTTCTTATTGTTTTGGCTTTGATTGAAATGCTTTTACTGCATACATCCATTGAAACCTACTCATCGGTTGATATTCTCCCCATTCTTAACGGTCTTTTTTCAATGAATCCCACAGATACATTATACAGCTCACTTCTGGTGATAATTTTCACCCCGGTAGCCAGTTTGATATATTTAACCTTCTTTTTCTTGATAACCAAAGATATTCCTATGATTATTTTTTCTTTTACAGTGCTGTGTATAATTGTATCAGCAGTAATAATGGGACTGGGAAGTTAG
- a CDS encoding VCBS repeat-containing protein produces the protein MKKIVTIFLLILPVVAFARFEPVIKDIDEFFAGKSGYIIEVTSGEVYTDLTAADGAYPGKIYNVYRESEVIKHPITGEVLGKKKEKIGKIKIDKLFEKYSTADIVSREKPFKKADLVMVNPPFDVSVTFVNFGQRLQLLLKQEMSGAKNIRISENPEYGIKFSQDKQGGITADIYANQQEIRSFYYADIAATAESGKSSTVDLLRSSPIDAEYKSISVGNIYKDNFDYIVAAGDEQIDIYKFEAKGFARADEIKGDFDEIVSVEVADLNKNGHDEIYVSNISNTRSIKSMIFEYSAEEGRFKLLKSDIPFLFRTGLVNDEKKIFCQRVSYKGEYYGNIYEYAFDAGFHRGESIPNTSEFGVFGFGMGNIDGDEKLEQFYVDDDYNLEIYESGKKIYESNVRFGDTPNYFVISEEIKQKLSSEDYADKPFELAKYKNYLKGRVFVTKDKVLYMIKNKPFASFLPNFDKFTDSQFGGYKWEGNMLRRVWESDVFKPVIVDYYLQERFGKVYVFLLRTYSGGLFDGEKSELIYMEIK, from the coding sequence ATGAAAAAGATCGTTACGATATTTCTACTGATTTTGCCGGTCGTGGCTTTTGCCAGATTTGAGCCGGTTATAAAAGATATTGATGAGTTCTTTGCCGGCAAAAGCGGTTATATTATAGAAGTTACTTCAGGTGAGGTTTATACTGATCTTACTGCAGCAGATGGTGCTTATCCGGGGAAAATATATAATGTTTATAGAGAATCTGAAGTCATCAAGCACCCTATTACAGGGGAAGTTCTTGGGAAGAAGAAAGAAAAGATCGGGAAGATAAAGATTGATAAGTTGTTTGAGAAATACAGTACAGCTGATATTGTGAGCCGGGAAAAACCGTTTAAAAAAGCGGATCTTGTTATGGTTAATCCCCCTTTTGATGTTTCGGTTACTTTTGTGAATTTTGGTCAGCGATTACAGCTTTTGTTAAAACAGGAGATGAGTGGTGCCAAAAACATTAGAATATCTGAAAACCCTGAATACGGCATAAAATTCAGTCAGGATAAACAGGGTGGAATTACCGCTGACATTTACGCAAATCAGCAGGAAATCAGATCTTTTTACTATGCAGATATTGCTGCAACTGCAGAATCCGGCAAATCTTCCACAGTGGATTTGCTCAGAAGCAGCCCGATAGATGCTGAATATAAATCCATTTCAGTGGGAAATATTTATAAAGACAATTTTGATTATATAGTTGCTGCCGGGGATGAACAGATTGATATTTACAAATTTGAAGCCAAAGGCTTTGCCCGTGCAGATGAGATAAAAGGTGACTTTGATGAAATTGTCAGTGTAGAAGTAGCAGACCTGAACAAAAACGGACATGATGAAATTTATGTATCCAACATTTCAAATACACGGTCGATAAAATCTATGATATTCGAGTATTCGGCAGAAGAAGGGAGATTTAAACTTCTTAAATCGGATATTCCGTTTTTATTCAGAACAGGTCTTGTAAATGACGAAAAGAAAATCTTTTGCCAGCGTGTCTCATATAAGGGCGAGTATTACGGCAATATTTATGAATACGCATTTGATGCCGGTTTTCACAGAGGCGAATCCATACCGAACACTTCCGAATTTGGTGTGTTTGGGTTTGGAATGGGTAATATTGACGGTGATGAAAAGTTGGAACAGTTTTACGTTGACGATGATTATAATCTTGAAATATACGAGTCCGGAAAGAAAATTTATGAAAGTAACGTCCGCTTTGGTGATACACCAAATTATTTTGTGATTTCTGAAGAGATAAAGCAAAAGCTCAGCAGTGAAGATTATGCGGACAAACCTTTTGAATTGGCGAAATACAAAAATTATCTGAAAGGAAGGGTTTTTGTTACTAAAGATAAAGTGCTTTATATGATTAAAAATAAGCCTTTTGCCAGCTTCCTTCCTAACTTTGATAAGTTTACCGATTCCCAGTTCGGCGGTTACAAATGGGAAGGCAATATGCTTCGGAGAGTGTGGGAATCTGATGTTTTTAAGCCGGTTATAGTGGATTATTATTTACAGGAGCGTTTCGGTAAGGTTTATGTTTTTCTTCTTCGCACATACAGCGGAGGGCTATTCGATGGGGAAAAGAGTGAGCTTATTTATATGGAAATTAAATAA
- the hypF gene encoding carbamoyltransferase HypF has product MDKQSFKIIVKGVVQGIGFRPFIYKLAKNYNFNGFVKNTKNGVEILISDASINQLQLFCRDIKDLSPPGAIIRDIEYKQCENTNYSEFKIIKSEHSEGLTAIPPDLSICSDCIKDISEPDNKRYRYPFTNCTNCGPRYSIIKNIPYDRSKTTMAEFQMCESCLIEYEDVLDRRYHAQPVCCHVCGPQIMFNGQTGENAFKAAAAIINEGGFLNLKGLGGYQIICNAADDKAVKKLRKLKNRKNKPLALMVRDADTLRKHISIDSQKTIKILDTPSAPIVIENWGKLPVSAYINPTGEKIGIMKAYTPLHHILFSYLKTDFIVATSGNLVDEPICINEQEAYDKLSHFSKDFLIHNRPIHTRVDDSVITTAGNKEYMLRRARGYAPLPVILPEKTCLCIAGMGAHLKSSITLAKNDYAFTSQYIGDLDNSKTTDFYQEVYEKMKRLFGLKPEILLTDLHPDYFSSKFAQKICTEKIVTIQHHHAHLYSCMAEYGITDNVIGVIFDGTGLGSDGSIWGGEFFLLQKSLSRQFHLKNYLQPGLDSAAKHPVRMLTGYLHQMNLLNEHIDKITPLIRQNEINLIKKMTDRKLNSIPTSSAGRLFEAAGTLLTGETVNEYEGFTAILLENIIEDEQTSEYYPWDLKKDEIDFKNFFEGILHDFDKGLHPGVISKKFHNSVAMMITDICNKIRQQSGCTSVVLSGGVFQNIYLLEKSEKLLQKYGFNVYIHKNIPPNDGGISLGQVYKYILDNR; this is encoded by the coding sequence TTGGATAAACAGTCATTTAAAATAATTGTAAAAGGTGTAGTGCAGGGGATAGGATTCAGACCCTTTATCTATAAACTTGCTAAAAATTACAACTTCAACGGTTTTGTCAAAAATACGAAAAACGGTGTGGAAATTCTTATATCTGATGCCTCAATAAATCAATTACAGCTTTTTTGCCGGGATATTAAAGATTTATCCCCGCCCGGAGCGATAATAAGAGATATTGAGTATAAACAGTGCGAAAATACCAATTATTCAGAATTTAAAATCATAAAATCAGAACACTCCGAAGGACTAACGGCAATTCCTCCAGATCTGTCTATATGTTCTGACTGCATAAAAGATATTTCTGAACCTGACAACAAACGTTATAGGTATCCATTCACAAATTGTACAAACTGCGGACCGAGATATTCCATTATTAAAAACATACCTTATGACAGATCCAAAACGACAATGGCAGAATTTCAGATGTGCGAATCGTGTCTGATCGAATATGAAGATGTTCTCGACCGCAGGTATCACGCTCAGCCTGTCTGTTGCCATGTTTGCGGTCCTCAGATAATGTTTAACGGGCAAACAGGTGAGAATGCTTTTAAAGCTGCTGCCGCGATAATAAATGAAGGCGGATTTCTCAATTTAAAAGGTCTCGGAGGCTATCAGATCATCTGCAACGCCGCTGATGACAAGGCAGTAAAAAAACTCAGAAAACTAAAAAACAGAAAAAACAAACCCTTAGCCTTAATGGTAAGAGATGCCGATACATTGAGAAAACATATCAGCATTGACAGCCAAAAAACCATCAAAATCCTTGATACACCTTCTGCACCTATTGTTATAGAAAATTGGGGTAAACTCCCTGTATCTGCATACATAAACCCCACAGGGGAGAAAATCGGCATTATGAAAGCTTACACGCCGCTTCATCACATTCTTTTCAGTTATCTGAAAACGGACTTTATAGTAGCAACCAGCGGCAACCTGGTGGATGAGCCCATCTGTATAAATGAGCAGGAAGCATACGATAAATTATCTCATTTCAGCAAAGATTTTCTCATCCATAACAGACCAATTCACACCAGAGTAGACGATTCAGTCATCACAACTGCCGGCAACAAAGAATATATGCTCAGACGAGCACGGGGATATGCGCCTCTCCCTGTTATTTTGCCTGAAAAGACATGTTTGTGCATTGCGGGAATGGGAGCCCATCTTAAAAGCAGCATTACACTGGCAAAAAACGACTATGCTTTCACAAGTCAGTACATAGGAGACCTTGACAACAGCAAAACAACAGATTTTTACCAAGAGGTTTATGAAAAGATGAAGCGACTTTTCGGCCTCAAACCTGAAATTTTGTTGACAGATCTCCATCCGGATTATTTTTCTTCAAAATTTGCCCAAAAAATCTGCACAGAAAAAATTGTAACCATACAGCATCACCATGCGCATCTATATTCATGCATGGCTGAATACGGTATTACAGACAATGTTATAGGCGTTATATTTGATGGAACCGGTTTGGGCAGTGACGGAAGCATCTGGGGTGGTGAATTTTTTCTTCTCCAAAAAAGTCTCAGCAGGCAATTTCATCTGAAAAATTATCTTCAGCCGGGCCTGGACTCTGCAGCAAAACATCCTGTCCGCATGCTTACAGGTTATCTGCATCAGATGAATCTGTTGAATGAGCATATCGATAAAATTACACCTTTGATCCGGCAAAATGAGATAAATCTGATAAAAAAGATGACAGACAGAAAACTCAACAGTATCCCCACTTCAAGCGCAGGCAGGCTTTTTGAGGCTGCCGGGACTCTTTTGACCGGCGAAACAGTAAATGAGTACGAGGGTTTCACCGCTATTCTTTTGGAAAATATAATTGAAGATGAGCAAACATCCGAATACTATCCGTGGGATTTAAAGAAAGACGAAATTGACTTTAAAAATTTTTTTGAAGGAATACTGCACGATTTTGACAAAGGTCTTCATCCTGGAGTCATATCAAAGAAATTTCACAACAGTGTAGCAATGATGATAACAGATATATGCAACAAAATCCGGCAGCAAAGCGGATGCACAAGTGTTGTTTTAAGCGGCGGAGTTTTTCAGAATATATATCTTTTGGAAAAATCGGAAAAACTTCTGCAGAAATACGGCTTCAACGTATATATCCATAAAAATATCCCCCCAAATGATGGGGGGATTTCATTGGGACAGGTTTATAAATATATACTGGATAACCGTTAG
- a CDS encoding RsmB/NOP family class I SAM-dependent RNA methyltransferase, translated as MSIINLKRFEDKYKYLLGEKFSGFHEALHLPPLKYFRINSVRNINYLKELDDRGVKYLPDRYFGDFYKLTDDISVSDTIAFLTGGIYIQNPSSIIPVDMLSRALKNNEEPVVLDMCAAPGGKTTGLSEKIARRGLIVANEVSKSRLKSLHFNLEKYGAWNVKTTSVDGRVVGKMFPETFDGILLDAPCSNENKIFRNPEVSRNWSEDLVKKMQKLQTELIFSAYEALKPGGVLVYSTCTFSVEENEDVIKSLLDTYQDIKFIRFEADFSYKGLSGEGRIDDNVFRILPEIENMKNKMQRTTYDGFFSAALRKPGAMQQKASRKESKNKYTQTFQRFFNKELPQGVFREVKGLIFMENNIDPGIKFFKTGLKAGKFAGDDIEISSQFLWEFGCSAKEPYIVRLSIDEADNYLKGNDINKVPPLKGNNLFAFYDNLPVGTVKGVNGRLKNKLDRYFLYGK; from the coding sequence ATGTCCATTATTAATTTAAAACGATTTGAAGATAAATACAAATATTTATTGGGTGAAAAGTTCAGCGGGTTTCATGAGGCTTTACATCTTCCGCCCCTGAAGTATTTTAGAATCAATTCTGTCAGAAATATTAATTATTTAAAAGAGCTGGATGACAGGGGAGTTAAGTATTTACCCGACCGTTATTTTGGTGATTTTTACAAATTAACGGATGATATTTCTGTTTCTGATACGATAGCTTTTTTAACCGGAGGCATATATATACAAAACCCCTCGTCAATAATACCTGTGGATATGCTTTCCCGTGCTTTAAAAAATAATGAGGAGCCCGTTGTGCTGGATATGTGCGCTGCACCCGGCGGGAAAACTACCGGACTAAGTGAAAAAATTGCCCGCAGAGGCTTGATTGTGGCAAATGAGGTTTCCAAATCCAGATTAAAATCACTTCATTTCAATCTGGAGAAATACGGTGCATGGAATGTTAAAACCACTTCTGTCGATGGAAGGGTGGTTGGAAAAATGTTCCCTGAAACTTTTGACGGCATTCTTCTTGATGCACCGTGCAGCAATGAAAATAAAATATTCAGGAATCCTGAGGTCAGCCGGAATTGGTCTGAAGATTTAGTGAAAAAAATGCAGAAGCTTCAGACTGAGTTGATTTTTAGCGCTTATGAGGCTCTGAAGCCTGGTGGTGTTTTGGTGTATTCCACCTGCACTTTTTCCGTTGAAGAGAACGAAGATGTGATCAAAAGCCTTTTAGACACATACCAGGATATCAAATTTATTAGGTTTGAGGCTGATTTTTCATATAAAGGACTCAGCGGGGAGGGGCGAATTGATGATAATGTATTTCGAATTCTGCCCGAAATAGAAAATATGAAAAATAAGATGCAGCGAACCACTTATGACGGTTTTTTCTCTGCTGCTTTAAGAAAACCGGGGGCAATGCAGCAGAAGGCCAGCAGAAAAGAGTCAAAAAACAAATATACTCAAACTTTTCAGAGATTTTTTAATAAAGAACTGCCACAGGGGGTGTTTAGAGAAGTAAAAGGTTTGATTTTTATGGAGAATAATATTGACCCCGGCATAAAATTTTTCAAAACAGGATTAAAAGCGGGAAAATTTGCAGGAGATGATATTGAGATTTCCTCACAGTTTTTATGGGAATTCGGTTGCTCGGCAAAGGAGCCTTACATAGTAAGGCTGAGTATCGATGAAGCCGACAATTACCTCAAGGGCAATGATATTAATAAAGTACCTCCGTTAAAAGGGAATAATCTGTTTGCATTTTATGACAACTTACCTGTGGGAACCGTTAAGGGAGTTAACGGCAGACTGAAAAATAAGCTGGACAGATATTTTCTGTACGGGAAATAA
- a CDS encoding SpoIIE family protein phosphatase has product MISPPVLASVTFCYLILLFVVAYYSEKIYKKNPAFLNNPYVYTLTLAVYCTSWTYYGSVGRFTTHGIEFLAIYLGPTFVIFTWWFLLRKMVRISEEYSIASLVDFISFRYGKSNILGIVAAIFCLLGVIPYISLQLKSMSDTIQIMLGYELVREANIFKDESFYVALFIAIFSAVFGTRHFGDKRKHPALVGAIAFESILKLSIFLLAGFMVTFVMFNGVSDIFTQMINNDNIEVQRKFYSLATIQGAAASPSEWLAVILMSMMAVMFLPRQFHMAVVENLNERHIPKSMYLFPLYLFLINLFVIPIAFAGIIIFQNSGNADYYSLTIFLKEKQFFWAILVYLGGIAASTGMVIIASVSLGTVFVNNILLPFFVRILVRKKIGSILINLKRLMIIVIILLGYLYYYFVGNSFSLVSLGLTSFAAVTQLAPIIICGMFFKTVNEKGAIAGIIAGFVVWFYTLIIPFVVKAGLLPDSILYDGLFGIYLFNPTALFGLSGFDMWSHSLFWSLLFNIIFFFGVSIFSKQSESEKETAEACVEALKLERFIRSKAVISGLGVDDMQNILKDFFGEKYAANKIDEYLESIDKKRGELNAFEITELKSLTEKYLSEAVGPGAARLILNSYMDMIGSKEQKVMDVFKDLVSLSVTESRETLIKRLSELNLLLDVSKVFAGVGDLQSKIDRALSLIKETFRFDLVILRNIREEKLVAVSYVGDMTGGLISSYRVLEPEHSYIGKAVKLRKQFAVNGIDHIELNQFSSELKRHGIVSFCHTPIIIGGRLQGMLSFFSKEYKGLFTDEFLDLLQSVANQMGFLIDNSKQTEQLIKMREISKELEIAKEIQNSLLPDKFPEVRGLKVDATCISSEYVGGDYFDFFNVTEDGFDFVVADVSGHNIASALVMSEVRSLIKSIVNSRGELSPAEILGHINRGMYDDLAKLEFIITMIYMRVDTKNNRIIYANAGQNPPIICDKGKEAYEVVGGDPLLGVFSEYSFKEFTVDLKGNETILAYTDGLTDTQNVYGDFFGIENLKKTLCGVMFKDPSELKSYILDTLIEFRGDRDQTDDVTMVVISLR; this is encoded by the coding sequence ATGATTAGTCCGCCTGTTTTGGCAAGTGTGACATTCTGCTATCTTATTCTGTTGTTTGTTGTAGCTTATTACTCTGAGAAAATTTATAAAAAAAATCCTGCTTTTCTGAACAACCCCTATGTGTACACGTTAACTCTGGCAGTATACTGCACCAGCTGGACTTATTACGGTTCTGTGGGAAGGTTTACCACCCACGGGATCGAATTTCTGGCTATTTATCTGGGACCTACGTTTGTAATTTTTACGTGGTGGTTTCTGCTCCGGAAAATGGTGCGGATTTCTGAAGAGTACAGCATAGCATCATTGGTGGATTTCATCAGTTTCAGGTATGGAAAATCCAATATCCTTGGTATTGTTGCGGCTATATTTTGTTTATTGGGAGTTATTCCTTATATTTCCCTGCAGTTGAAATCTATGAGCGATACTATTCAGATAATGCTCGGATATGAGCTTGTCAGAGAGGCTAATATTTTTAAAGACGAGTCGTTTTACGTAGCCCTTTTTATCGCCATTTTTTCAGCTGTTTTTGGTACAAGGCATTTTGGAGATAAACGTAAACACCCTGCCTTAGTTGGTGCAATTGCCTTTGAATCGATTCTCAAACTGTCTATTTTTCTGCTGGCAGGATTTATGGTCACCTTTGTTATGTTTAATGGTGTTTCCGACATCTTCACACAGATGATAAATAATGACAATATCGAGGTTCAGAGAAAGTTTTATTCCCTTGCCACTATTCAGGGAGCAGCCGCTTCACCCTCCGAGTGGCTGGCTGTGATTCTTATGAGCATGATGGCTGTAATGTTCCTGCCCAGGCAGTTCCACATGGCTGTTGTGGAAAATCTCAATGAGCGTCATATACCCAAATCAATGTACTTGTTTCCATTGTATCTTTTTCTTATAAATCTGTTTGTAATACCCATTGCTTTTGCGGGCATAATTATTTTTCAGAATTCGGGTAATGCCGATTATTATTCTTTAACGATATTTTTAAAAGAAAAACAGTTCTTCTGGGCAATACTGGTATATCTGGGCGGAATAGCTGCCAGTACAGGAATGGTTATTATTGCTTCGGTCAGTCTTGGGACGGTGTTTGTGAACAATATACTTTTACCGTTTTTCGTCCGTATTCTTGTTAGAAAAAAGATCGGTTCTATTCTTATTAATTTAAAAAGACTTATGATAATAGTGATTATTCTACTTGGATATTTGTATTATTATTTTGTGGGTAACTCATTTTCACTTGTGAGTCTCGGTCTTACATCTTTTGCGGCGGTAACCCAACTTGCTCCGATTATTATATGCGGCATGTTTTTCAAAACAGTAAATGAAAAAGGGGCAATTGCCGGGATTATTGCAGGATTTGTGGTATGGTTTTACACTCTTATTATTCCATTTGTGGTAAAAGCCGGGCTTCTGCCTGACAGTATTCTTTACGACGGGTTATTCGGAATATATCTGTTTAATCCGACAGCCTTATTCGGGCTTTCCGGGTTTGATATGTGGTCCCATTCACTTTTCTGGAGTCTGCTTTTTAATATTATCTTCTTTTTCGGGGTTTCCATATTTTCAAAACAGAGTGAATCGGAAAAAGAAACCGCTGAAGCATGCGTGGAAGCACTGAAACTGGAGCGCTTTATCAGGTCAAAAGCGGTGATTTCGGGACTTGGTGTGGATGATATGCAAAATATTCTGAAAGATTTTTTTGGTGAAAAATATGCTGCCAATAAAATCGATGAATATCTTGAATCCATTGATAAAAAACGTGGTGAACTGAATGCTTTTGAAATTACAGAGCTTAAGTCATTGACTGAAAAATATCTGTCAGAAGCTGTTGGACCGGGTGCCGCCAGACTGATTTTAAATTCATATATGGATATGATCGGTTCGAAAGAACAGAAAGTAATGGATGTGTTTAAGGATCTTGTTTCACTGAGTGTCACAGAATCGCGGGAAACACTCATAAAAAGATTATCAGAGCTTAATCTCCTGCTTGATGTTTCGAAGGTTTTTGCCGGAGTGGGAGATTTGCAGTCAAAGATTGACAGAGCACTTTCTCTTATCAAGGAAACATTCCGCTTTGATCTTGTGATTCTGAGAAATATCAGAGAGGAAAAGCTTGTTGCTGTATCTTATGTGGGTGATATGACCGGAGGGCTTATTTCCAGTTACAGGGTACTTGAGCCTGAGCATTCCTATATAGGAAAAGCTGTAAAACTTAGAAAGCAGTTTGCGGTTAATGGTATAGACCATATAGAGCTGAATCAGTTTTCATCTGAGTTAAAAAGACACGGTATAGTTTCTTTCTGTCACACTCCCATTATTATCGGGGGCAGATTGCAGGGGATGCTTTCATTTTTCTCAAAGGAATATAAAGGGCTGTTTACGGATGAATTCCTTGATCTTCTGCAGAGTGTTGCAAACCAGATGGGTTTTTTGATTGATAACAGTAAACAGACAGAGCAGCTTATAAAGATGCGCGAAATTTCCAAAGAGCTTGAGATTGCCAAAGAGATACAAAACTCACTCCTACCGGACAAATTTCCTGAAGTAAGAGGACTTAAGGTTGATGCAACCTGTATTTCTTCTGAATATGTGGGCGGGGATTATTTTGATTTTTTCAATGTTACTGAAGACGGTTTTGATTTTGTTGTGGCTGATGTTTCCGGGCATAATATTGCATCCGCTCTTGTAATGTCCGAAGTGAGAAGTCTCATAAAAAGCATTGTAAACAGCAGAGGAGAGTTATCTCCTGCGGAAATTCTCGGACACATTAACAGGGGAATGTATGATGATTTGGCAAAATTGGAATTCATCATTACCATGATTTATATGAGAGTGGATACAAAGAACAATAGGATTATATATGCTAATGCCGGTCAGAACCCTCCTATTATATGTGACAAGGGCAAAGAGGCTTATGAGGTTGTCGGTGGGGATCCGCTTCTGGGAGTATTTTCCGAATATTCCTTCAAAGAATTTACGGTTGATCTGAAAGGTAATGAAACAATTCTTGCTTATACCGACGGTTTAACGGATACACAGAATGTTTATGGCGATTTTTTCGGTATAGAAAATTTGAAAAAGACTTTATGTGGAGTGATGTTTAAAGATCCTTCTGAACTTAAATCATATATTCTTGATACGCTCATTGAATTCAGGGGTGACAGAGACCAGACAGACGATGTGACCATGGTTGTAATAAGTCTTAGATAA
- a CDS encoding sulfite exporter TauE/SafE family protein, translating to MITAFALVFTGICVGFLSALLGIGGGALIIPVMVIVFGYPIHTAIATSLIVIVATSSSAASVNVLKGLVNIRLGIYLEMITAAGAVAGGLISTNLPEKPLTLSFSIFLLIMAFLFYKGTRAKDVMEYQQKDTSGVFQAKFYDTQKKEYVTYKAKNIPYTTLLSGFAGLISGSLGLGGGIFKVPAMNAVSKLPMKTATATSNFMIGMTAAAGALIYFKSGYVQPLPSGMMVIGVVLGSNISARTIGKIKDATIKNIFLIFIVFVAIQMLIRSLG from the coding sequence ATGATTACAGCCTTTGCTCTTGTTTTTACAGGAATCTGCGTAGGTTTTCTCAGCGCTCTGCTGGGAATCGGCGGGGGAGCTTTAATTATCCCGGTAATGGTGATAGTATTCGGTTATCCCATACATACCGCTATTGCAACCAGTCTCATAGTAATTGTTGCAACAAGTTCAAGTGCAGCTTCTGTAAATGTCCTAAAAGGACTGGTAAATATACGCCTTGGTATATATCTTGAAATGATTACAGCTGCCGGAGCTGTTGCTGGCGGCTTAATCAGTACAAATCTCCCTGAAAAACCTCTTACGCTCTCATTTTCCATTTTCCTTTTGATAATGGCATTCTTATTTTACAAAGGTACCCGAGCCAAAGATGTTATGGAATATCAACAAAAAGACACGTCAGGAGTCTTTCAGGCAAAATTTTACGATACCCAAAAGAAGGAGTATGTAACTTACAAAGCAAAAAATATCCCCTATACCACACTTCTGTCAGGTTTTGCAGGTTTAATCTCCGGATCGCTGGGACTTGGGGGCGGTATTTTCAAAGTACCGGCAATGAACGCTGTGTCTAAGTTACCTATGAAGACAGCCACAGCCACAAGTAATTTTATGATAGGCATGACAGCTGCAGCAGGAGCTCTGATATATTTTAAATCGGGTTATGTCCAGCCTTTGCCTTCGGGTATGATGGTTATTGGAGTGGTTCTTGGTTCAAATATTTCAGCTCGAACAATCGGCAAAATAAAAGATGCTACAATAAAAAACATATTTTTGATATTCATAGTTTTTGTGGCAATTCAGATGCTTATAAGGTCGCTGGGTTAA
- a CDS encoding branched-chain amino acid aminotransferase: protein MKIAYNLKSSNERRNNQLKPEKTLPFGQLRTDHMFLMDYNDGEWGNARIVPYSNFSISPGATVLHYAQSIFEGAKAFMHEDGEIYTFRLDKNAKRLNKSAGVLCMPEIPEDIQIKAVHALIDTDRLWFPVQQGASLYIRPFVFGTQDSLGVFPSSFYTFAVVLSPSGPYYPQGFTSPIKLLITKKFHRAVPGGTGHVKASGNYAASLQAGEYAYKNGANQVLYLDHTNTYIDEAGSMNHFHITRNDNVVIPEFTDTVLRSITSESVIELQKRLQLDIVQKRIKVDDFISEIKNGGIKEAGGFGTAAVVSAVGEYLLEDGGKLTVGNGEVGEITKYIYDLYTGIQTGKYEAPEGWLQKVERNI, encoded by the coding sequence ATGAAGATTGCATATAATCTAAAATCCTCAAATGAAAGAAGAAATAACCAGCTGAAGCCTGAGAAAACTCTTCCATTTGGACAGCTGAGAACTGACCATATGTTCCTTATGGATTATAATGATGGTGAGTGGGGAAATGCCCGTATCGTGCCCTATTCAAATTTCAGCATTTCACCAGGTGCTACTGTTTTGCACTATGCCCAGTCAATTTTTGAAGGTGCGAAGGCATTTATGCATGAGGACGGTGAAATATACACATTCAGACTTGATAAAAATGCAAAAAGATTAAATAAATCTGCCGGTGTTTTGTGTATGCCTGAAATCCCCGAGGATATTCAGATTAAGGCTGTTCATGCGCTGATTGATACGGACAGACTGTGGTTTCCAGTGCAACAGGGGGCTTCACTTTATATCAGACCTTTTGTTTTTGGCACACAAGATTCGCTTGGCGTTTTTCCCAGCTCGTTTTATACTTTTGCAGTAGTTCTTTCTCCAAGCGGACCGTACTATCCCCAAGGTTTTACTTCTCCAATAAAACTATTGATAACTAAAAAGTTTCATCGTGCTGTTCCCGGAGGGACAGGGCATGTAAAAGCTTCCGGCAATTATGCTGCCTCACTTCAGGCTGGTGAATATGCCTACAAAAACGGTGCCAATCAGGTATTGTATCTGGATCATACAAATACTTATATCGATGAAGCCGGCTCCATGAATCATTTTCATATTACCCGTAATGATAATGTTGTTATCCCTGAGTTTACAGACACAGTACTGCGTTCCATTACTTCCGAGTCTGTCATAGAATTGCAAAAAAGACTTCAACTGGATATTGTTCAAAAACGGATTAAGGTGGATGATTTTATTTCAGAAATTAAAAACGGTGGGATTAAAGAAGCCGGTGGATTCGGCACAGCAGCCGTGGTCTCAGCTGTTGGGGAATATCTGCTTGAGGACGGAGGTAAGCTGACAGTGGGCAACGGCGAAGTGGGCGAGATTACCAAATATATCTATGATTTATATACAGGAATTCAGACGGGCAAATATGAAGCGCCTGAAGGCTGGCTTCAAAAGGTGGAAAGAAATATCTAA